The genomic interval TCGGCGAGCAGGTCCAGCCGCATCCGGTCCTGTTCCGCGTCGCCGGTGAAGACCGCGTTGAACTCGCCGACGTAGACCGGGGTACCGGTGCGGAGCATGTACTCGCTGCGCTTGAGGTATGTCCGCTCCAGCACATCAGCGTCGAAGTACTGGTCGCGGGACTGGTCCGGCAGCAGGATGCCGTGCTCGTAGCCGACGCCGTCCGGCGACTCCCAGACGTGGGTCAGGTGCGCCACCCCGGGGTAGCGGCCGTCCGGCACGTAGCCGGGCGGGGCGTAGTCGTGGTGCGAGTAGATGACGTTGGGCAGCGGTTCGCCGTAGACGTCGAAGTCGTTGGAGTAGCGGTTGCCCTCCAGGATCACGATGTGCTCCGGGTCGACCTCGCGGATCGCCTCGACCAGCCGGCGGGAATACGGTCCGATCACCTCGCCGCTCGGGTCGGCCGGCTCGTTGACCGGGTTGTACGCGGCGACCCACGGCTCGTCGCGGTAGCGGCCGGCGATGGCCCGCCAGAGGTGTACGACCCGGTCCTGGAAGTGCGGGTGCTGCCAGAACTGGGCGACGTGGGTGGGGTTGTCGCTGTGCCAGTCCTGGTTCTGCCAGCCGGGCAGCGCGTGCAGGTCGATGATGGTGCGTACGCCGCAGGCGGCGAGCAGCTCGATGGCCCGGTCCAGGTGGTGGAAGCCGGACTCCACGATCTCGAACGGTCGCCGGTCGTCCTCCAGGTGCCGGTAGTTGACCGGGATCCGGACGACGTTGCAGCCCAGCCCGGCGATGAACCGGGCGTCGTCGGCGGTGAAGAAGTGTTCCAGGAAGCGGTCGAAGAAGAACGCCGCCCGCTCCGGACCGAGCACGTCCCGCACGGCGGCCCGCATGCCCTGCTCGTACGCCGGGAAACCGGTCATCCAGTTCTCGAAGTTGAGCCAACCGGCGAGGCCAATCCCCCGCCAGATAACCGGCCGTCCGTCGCCGTCAACTATTTGATCGCCATTGGTCCGGAGAAATCCTCCGGGGCATGTCAAAGCAAACCGAGACACGGACATGCCACCCCCTGCCTTTCCCGTCGTCGGATGCATTGCCCGTTCGGATCGATATCGACTCAATACGATGGAACGACAATCGTCAAGGGGTCGAGCATGATCAAATGGACGCGCTCCCACGGCGTACCTGCCGAGCCCGGAGCGTTGCACCGCAACCCCGGGGAGTCAGCGGGGCCGGCCGGTCCAGGTTGTTGCCGAGAACGATCCGAAGCGATATTTTTCGGCGGGGATGTTAGCGA from Plantactinospora sp. BC1 carries:
- a CDS encoding glycoside hydrolase family 5 protein, which codes for MTGFPAYEQGMRAAVRDVLGPERAAFFFDRFLEHFFTADDARFIAGLGCNVVRIPVNYRHLEDDRRPFEIVESGFHHLDRAIELLAACGVRTIIDLHALPGWQNQDWHSDNPTHVAQFWQHPHFQDRVVHLWRAIAGRYRDEPWVAAYNPVNEPADPSGEVIGPYSRRLVEAIREVDPEHIVILEGNRYSNDFDVYGEPLPNVIYSHHDYAPPGYVPDGRYPGVAHLTHVWESPDGVGYEHGILLPDQSRDQYFDADVLERTYLKRSEYMLRTGTPVYVGEFNAVFTGDAEQDRMRLDLLADQFEIYTRHRANWAFWPYKDIGVAAPLTVDPESPWMRRLRPVLEKKARLGVDLWGGRHDHIQQVMGPLKELFAREFPDYLPFPFGSEFLIGRLVPQILFAEALLPEFGELFRGMGESAIDEMMRSFRFDQCRQREPLVELLRRACAQQAPV